In one Zalophus californianus isolate mZalCal1 chromosome 10, mZalCal1.pri.v2, whole genome shotgun sequence genomic region, the following are encoded:
- the PRCC gene encoding proline-rich protein PRCC translates to MSLVAYASSDESEPDEAEPEPEEEEAAAPTSGPTLGGLFASLPAPKGPALLPPPPQMLAPAFPPPLLLPPPAGDPRLQPPPPLPFGLGGFPPPPGVSPAEAAGVGEGLGLGLPSPRGPGLGLPPSMGGAGPPLGLPKPKKRTEPVKIAAPELHQGDSDSEEDEPSKKKTVLQGSGEGTGLSALLPQPKNLTVKETNRLLLPHAFSRRPSDGSSGTKPSRQASKPKPSPPASVVGTTTTTPSPSAIKAAAKSAALQVTKQITQDEDDSDEEVAPENFFSLPDKAEPSGVEPYPYPVPTVPEELPPGTEPEPAFQDDAANAPLEFKMAAGSSGAPWTPKPGGDYSYSQFPTYGDASAAGAYYQDYYSGGYYPAQDPALGAPQEIAPDASFIDDEAFKRLQGKRNRGREEVNFVEIKGDDQLSGAQQWMTKSLTEEKTMKSFSKKKGEQPTGQQRRKHQITYLIHQAKERELELKNTWSENKLSRRQTQAKYGF, encoded by the exons ATGTCGCTGGTTGCTTACGCCAGCAGCGATGAGAGTGAGCCGGATGAGGCCGAGCCGGagccggaggaggaggaggcggcggcccCTACATCTGGGCCCACTTTAGGGGGCTTGTTCGCTTCTCTCCCCGCACCCAAGGGCCCGGCCTTGCTGCCTCCGCCCCCCCAGATGCTGGCCCCAGCCTTTCCCCCGCCGCTGTTGCTGCCCCCGCCCGCCGGGGACCCCCGGCTCCAGCCTCCGCCGCCCTTGCCCTTCGGCCTGGGAGGCTTCCCCCCACCTCCGGGCGTGAGCCCGGCTGAGGCGgcgggagttggggaggggctggggttggggctgCCCTCGCCCCGGGGCCCTGGCCTCGGCCTGCCCCCCTCCATGGGCGGTGCCGGGCCCCCCCTGGGCCTTCCGAAGCCAAAGAAGAGGACGGAGCCCGTGAAGATCGCGGCGCCGGAGCTGCATCAGGGGGAT tcAGATTCCGAGGAAGATGAGCCTTCCAAGAAGAAAACTGTCCTTCAG GGATCCGGCGAGGGGACGGGTCTGTCTGCTCTGCTTCCCCAACCTAAAAACCTGACGGTGAAAGAGACTAACCGGTTGCTCCTTCCGCACGCCTTCTCCCGGAGACCCTCGGATGGCTCCTCTGGCACCAAGCCCTCCAGACAGGCCTCTAAGCCCAAGCCCTCTCCCCCGGCCTCTGTTGTGGGCACCACGACCACCACCCCGTCACCCTCTGCCATCAAGGCTGCCGCCAAGAGCGCTGCCCTGCAGGTGACGAAGCAGATCACGCAAGACGAGGACGACAGTGATGAGGAAGTGGCCCCCGAGaactttttctccctccctgacaAGGCTGAGCCGTCTGGAGTTGAGCCATACCCTTACCCCGTCCCCACTGTCCCTGAAGAGCTGCCTCCAGGCACGGAACCAGAGCCGGCCTTCCAGGACGATGCGGCCAATGCTCCCCTTGAATTCAAGATGGCAGCGGGCTCCAGTGGGGCGCCTTGGACGCCTAAGCCTGGGGGCGACTACAGCTACAGTCAGTTTCCCACATACGGCGACGCCAGTGCCGCTGGTGCTTACTATCAG GATTATTACAGTGGTGGCTACTATCCTGCACAGGACCCGGCCCTGGGCGCCCCCCAGGAAATCGCCCCGGACGCCTCCTTCATCGATGACGAAGCA ttTAAGCGGCTGCAGGGCAAGAGGAACCGAGGGAGAGAGGAGGTCAACTTTGTGGAGATCAAAGGTGATGACCAGCTCAGTGGGGCCCAGCAGTGGATGACCAAGTCAttgacagaagagaaaaccatGAAGTCATTCAGCAAA AAGAAGGGTGAGCAGCCAACAGGCCAGCAGCGGCGGAAGCACCAGATCACGTACCTGATCCATCAG GCTAAGGAGCGGGAGCTGGAGCTGAAGAACACCTGGTCGGAGAACAAACTCAGCCGCCGGCAGACCCAAGCCAAGTATGGATTCTAG